CCCTGCAAATGGTATGATCATAGTAAGCATTTTCGGCCTACCATGCAATAATGTCAATTATGTGCCCACTTGAGAACTTTCCAATAGTCAATGAAATTTTGTggccaaaaataaaaaagaaaatacattTATAAAATTGAATCATTATATGTGGgagttttctttttttaactgaattttttttttccaaggACAATAAGTAAATTAAATCGGTCCCATAATTGGATATTTTCTTACTGGCCATTTCAACGAATGCGGTCTCCATAATTAACATTAATATTTGATTGGTTTAAATAAGTTATAAGTAATTTAAACGTGATATCAGGGAATCGGTGGTTCTGTGTTGTTTGAATTTGACTGGCCTAGATGCAAAATATTAActaaattagtagtagtataaaattaaaatagtgaaACAACGTGCAAAATGTAAACTAGAACAGAGTTTATAAAGATACAACAGAACATGGCATGTCATGTTCTTTGATTGTCAAACTATTGTACAtctataaaattttaatgtgtgacaatgacatttttcaaaaaatattcaatGCACGTATTAGACTTTTGACATGAATTTATTAGAgcgattatagtttaaaatgttCCTGGCATTTATCTAAGGTCTCTATATTCTTACGAATCTGATTTTTTGAAATCGAAAAGTTTACTTAATTAAGGATTAGAACTCTCTAAAATGCGATTTAGTCGtctttgaattaattttaatcAAGTCTAACATAATCATCATACTTATGTTTTAAATTTGTTAGCAACTTAGATTttagggcacccacaatggggcgcccgatggcacgccctatGCGTGtaatcgtcctcgggcgcggacgatgcctccattgtgggtgctcgccatagggcgcgccctatgcccatgccctaagcttcgggcgcggaagaagcgcggacgatggcctatcgtccacGCCATCGTCAGTGTCATCGGGCACCactgtgggctcggcggacgatgggcacggacgataggccatcgtccgcgccatcgagcaccattgtgggctcggcggacgatgacacgcgtttttttattttttattttaaatgttaaattcaaaaattttgtataaataccccctaccccacattcatttgtaacatttcatttcacgattccactctcgaaactcacatttactacgaaatggattcaagtcccaatagtccgatgtttagtggtgatgcgcgttggccgggtacagaacccgacgaatatcggtcgttcgacgctAACGCGCAGTACGATgccgaattcagtacggaatcgtacggtttgtctgacatggagtcGTCTCCAAACCGACTCGTCGCCCCCTCCCGCTACGCCGCCGCCGACGCCACCCCATCCCCCCTACCGCTTCCGCccccgccaaaaagaagcggatccAGCACCGCGCGACCAAGATGCCACCTCCGGCaatgaatgaagagtacgcccccggccgtacgaactaccagccggatgaaaccctcgtcttggcgaggtgttgggtggatatatggGAAGACctgatattcgcgaacaaccagaagcagcttgtgtactgggagcgcatcaccgagcgctacaatgcggTGAAACCGCCGActgcgtacaagcgccaacagGAGCAGCTCcacaagcactgggatcaggtgaagaagaaagtcaacctgttcgcggcggagtacgagaagtgtgcgagggagcaggggagcggcgagagcttgagcgacgtgcgcgatagagcgctgttgtcgtaccagtcactgtacggcgacttcaagcatttggTCATATGGGCGCTctttccaaggcgggattctgcacaccggtgcgccaaagaggacgaagaccaccgaagctggtggttacacgagcagcgaaagcggaactcgtccggtggacctcaaccggacgtacacagaggaagagagttccggcacaccgatgtcctcccggcattccataggcgtcaaggctgcgaagaacaaggggaaggcgacggcgacggcgacatcatcctcgaccgccgccaccccatcgccgatcccggtcccgaccccgaccccaacggccgccgcgtatgagtcgttggcaacagtCTCGATGGCGAAGAccttgttgcagacgcacaaggcccccGCGAAGTGTCCGAACCCCGCccaagccgaatatctccgggggttgatcgatgagctgcgccgaaagttgggaattgcgtggattagccaacttgaatcgtgtaacttttgtttaatcaatgcagtcttcGCCGATTTTTAGCTActtgttgtgttttttaattagtttgcattaaatatttgaaaacatttaaattaattaactaaacaatagtaaaacataTATGGCATGCCATAGGGTGCGCAACACACTGCAGGTGGGGGGTAGAAggataaaaatgatgatgtggctgTGCATAGGACGCGCTTAAGGGCGCCcgattgctaatgctcttagcaTCAAAGGTTTTGTCATTTGTGCAAAGTAAAAGTCACGGAATGGACAATGATACCTAAAAATGATCATATATATACAGAGGCTGTAGAATCTCTTCACAGTCAATTTtagttgacattttttttattggtaGTAGGAGTATTTGACAAATAGTAGTAATGGTTACGTACTATCTTTTCAGAAAATTATTTGTTCAAGGAGACGAACAATCAACGTCCAATGCATGTTAAATGATCATAATGATTAACAATTTTGGGAACATTGattaacaatttttaaaaatatgaaataataaattttcaaattttaacaaTTATCCCATAACGAtgatcaaaattaaaatatcaaatattataTGCAACAAAACAATGACAAAATGATGTCTTTTGATTattgattaaaaaaactaatttacttttataaataattgaattaatcTATTTTGTGTCGCGTTACATTCTATTTGGGGTTTGAAAAATTGTGACTTAAATTACAATTATCCTTAATTTGATATTTGAATTTGAAGAGAGAAGTTCAAATCAATTACAAATCTAATTTCGTACCAAAATTTTTCAAACAAGAACAACATCCAACGCTACCAAGTCACCAACCCTAATCATACAACACAATCTTAATAATGTTTGAAGGTTGACGATTGAGGAAAACAATAATTAGTTAGTAGGAGTAAGAGTGTGCACCATAAGCGGACATGCCCAATAGCCCCGCTCCAATTTTTATCCATAGCCTCAGTTTTATTgcccatagccccaaaattttgtgtccgccactCTAGTGgataatgtttcaagtaattatgaattGTTCGGgttatacgtaattagaagaacacgactatacgaagtagaattaaaattaaaattaaaattaaaataggctatagccgcggcggtcggtgccgccactataggcgccgcgcctatagccgcgtccacccccatttcgccgcgtcctcgccccggagtTGGCTGAAGCCCGTCCGCCCCCTACCGCCCCCATTTCGGTGTCCGCCCCGCGAGCGGACAACTTCTCCACTATAGCCCGCCCGCcctccgccccaacccgcgcctatagccgcgggctccccatagtggataccctaataAAATCCCAAAGGAAAAGAGTCAAAATCAAAATTCCCAAAAGTACACATGTATAGTATACAATATGTATTGTAATATACACATTTTCTACAATTATCTTCAAACAAAAACCACAGGGAAGGTCAAAAGCCCCCCCACCCCCATCCACCTCGCTCCAATCAATACAACCCACAAAGCTACAAAACAAACAGCAGAGGTCAGCTCACGTCTCTCCATAGTTTCATTCactcaactctctctctctctctctcatggcCGGCGGCAAGAAGAGTGAAGCAATTCCCCTCTCACTGCCCCTGCCCAGTTATATATCACTAGGATTTTCTCTATAGAAACCACTCAGTCGCAGCCCGCCTCTCCTTGTTTTTTCTTGATTTGCGTGCTTGACAAATCTTATCCTCTTCTTCAAACAAAAGGGGCTGAGCCGCTTAATCTTATTTCTCATTTCAACAACCCAGCTTTTCCTCATTTCCTTTCTATAAAAAGGAACCGATTTTCCCCTTTCGTGCTTTTTTAGGGGATTCTTGAATCTCAAGTGCAGTGAAATGGGGAGTAAATGGAGGAAAGTTAAGCTTGCTTTTGGCCTCAATCTGTGTGTCTACACTCCTAGAAATCATGTGGCCGACAATGATGACGAGGACGACTCGCCGCCGCCGTCCGAGCGTCGCTCCGACGCCGCCCTCCTTTCGCCGCCGGGTGACTGGACATCTGCTCCGCCCACTCCCTCTTCCAATAGACTCAGCCTCTCCAAGAGTTTGAGTAGATCTTCTTCCAAGGTTTCTTTTTTCCCCTTTGACCTATTTCTTACTGCTATTAATTATGTTCCTAGTTGTGTATTCTGTTGTTTCCTTTGCttattgattttggttgttTGTCTTTTAGCTGATAAAAGTGGAAATTTGAGAGGTTTTCAGCAGCTATGCCTATCTCTACGTGTCTTTAGTTTCTGCAAAAAATGGTTGACTTTGATTATttgttggttttggttttgggtttTCGAGTATATGAAGCTATGATTGGAATGTGGGTAGATTATCTTTAGTACTTGACCCTGTGATTTTACCCTGCATTGAAGAGAAGTTGTTAAAAATGGTTTCTTGTCTTGATTTGCAGAAGACTTGCTCCATATGTTTGGCAACGATGAGGCGCGGCGATGGGCAGGCGATCTTCACCGCCGAGTGCTCCCACTCCTTCCATTTCCATTGCATTGCTTCAAATGTGAAACATGGGAACCAAATCTGCCCGGTTTGCAGAGCAAAATGGAAAGAGATTCCTCTGCAAGGCCCAACTCTGGAGCCTCCAATGGGGAGAGCAAGGATAAATCCAGTAGATTGGCACCAGAACAATGACTTCATGACCGTTGTCCGTCGTCTACCTCCTCCTCGGTCAAATTCCGCGCGTAACGTTGCCCCATTGTTTCAGGCTCCCGATCCAGCAATCTTCAATGACGACGAGTCACTGGATCATGAGATAGACTCTCCCGAGAAGAGCTTCTCCAGTAAGAGCATATCTGATGGTGAGGATGATCGGAGGAAAGTTACGGTCATGACATACACCGAGGTTCCGGCCATTGCAAAGTCAAGCACGTCGGACAGTTTCACCGTCTTACTCCACCTGGAAGCCCCACTCTCCAATTCGTGGCACAATGCCACCAGGAGCGACGCGAAGCAGCCCAAAATCGCACAGACGCCTCGTGCTCCAGTGGATCTTGTCACGGTTCTTGATGTCAGTGGGAGCATGGCAGGCACAAAGCTCGCGCTGCTTAAACGAGCTATGGGGTTCGTGATACAGAATCTTGGTCCCAGTGACAGGCTGGCTGTCATAGCCTTCTCTTCAACAGCGCGTCGCCTTTTCCCCCTCAGGAGAATGTCCGAAGCTGGTCGCCAGCAGGCTCTACAGTCTGTTAACTCTCTGGCTGCTAATGGAGGAACCAACATTGCTGAGGGATTGAGAAAGGGTGCCAAAATAATGGAAGACCGGCGCGAGAAGAACCCTGTTGCTAACATAATCTTGTTGTCAGATGGACAGGATACATATACAGTCAACAGCAATGCCGGCAGCCAGAATCAACCAAACTACCAGTTGCTTCTTCCATTGTCCATTCGTCCGGATGAAGCCTCAGGTTTCAAGATTCCGGTTCATGCGTTTGGCTTCGGAGCTGACCATGATGCATTGTCCATGCACTCAATCTCAGAGATCTCCGGAGGTACCTTTTCTTTCATCGAGACTGAGAGTGTGATTCAGGATGCATTTGCTCAGTGCATTGGTGGCCTTCTGAGTGTCATGGTGAAGGATCTGAGCATTAAAATCGAGTGTGTTCATCCGAGCATTCGTCTTGGCTCATTGAAAGCTGGAAGCTATCCCAACCGTATATCATCCAATCAACGGATAGGATCTATCGACGTTGGAGATCTGTACGCGGATGAAGAGAGGGACTTCCTGCTCTCCGTAAATATTCCTGCTGAGACTTCGAGCAAAGAGACATCACTGTTGAAGGTGAAATGTGTCTACAACGACCCCTTGACGAAGGAATCAGTAACCCTAGAAGGCAAAGAGGTCAGAATTGAGAGAACTGACCTGGCCAGACAAGAAGACATGTCAATTGAAGTCGACAGACAACACAACAGGATCCGAGCAGCAGAGGCCATGGCACAAGCTCGAACTGCTGCTGAGAATGGAGACCTAGCCGGTGCTGTTTCCATACTGGAGAACATGCGCAAGGCTCTATCAGCAACCGTATCAGCTAAGTGTCGTGACAGGCTCTGCGCATCACTTGACGCTGAGCTCAAGGAAATGCAAGAGAGGATGGCGAGCAGGCACGTCTATGAAGCATCAGGGCGTGCCTATATTCTATCTGGACTAAGCTCACACTCATGGCAGAGAGCAACAGCTAGGGGCGATTCAATGGATGGTTCAAGCCTCGTTCAAGCCTACCAGACCCCGTCTATGGTCGAGATGTTGACCCGTTCACAGGCCACGTTGCTGGGAAGCCCCTCAGCACAGAGGCTCCTTCGGCCAGTGTGGTCGTTTGCTTCACAACCAAAGCCAAGATAGTGGGCGGCCTGGGCAGCAGTCACCAGAAGGCTAGGCTACCGCctttttcttgtttcttcgcTGCATTTCAAGTTTTGTCTAGGAGGTGGGGTTGACCAGTCTTGAAATAGTATTCCTGTCTAATTTTGTGAAGGAAATAAACTCTGTAAAGGGGTTCAATATATTTGGGAAGAAACGGGAAAAAGATGTATCTAGGAGACCAACTGGTGTATCTTAGTCTGTGTGATTGTTGGGGGTGGTGTAGATAaggggtatatgttttttgAGATAATTGGGTATTAGTATTAGATTTGTGTTGTGGAGGTACGAACTATCCACTTTCAATATAAGAATCTGCAATACATTTTGTCAATATATGTTCTAATCTTTGTTGCAATCTCAAACTACTCTTGGCTCAGCTTCATGCCTGACCATCATCAAATGAAACAAATACTTTGATTTCTAAACTGAGTGTTCTGAGCTATGATGACCTATTGGTATGATCAAAATGTGACACGATGAATTTGCTCAAATTTCCTAGTAAAAGCATGTAAATTATGTAAACAGCTAACCTGCTTGAAATTCGATAAAAAAGGCATATTCACCTTTACAGTTCATCTCGTGTTGACTTAGAACTTCCATGATAGAAAGCAGCTTCCTTTTCGAGCTCACTTTACCTTTCTCTACATTTGCCTTTGAAGGTTCTTGTTCTATACCACACCTTTCTATGGCAATGACATTATCACCAAGGAATCACAAagtcagagagagagagagagtgtgtgtgttcAAGCTTATTTCGTAAAGAGAAAAAGTGTTCTAAAATGCTCCCAGTTCAAACTACCAAAGCTTGAAGTTCAAATATTATCAAtcttttatattgattttgagaaaaaggtgaaaaataaaatgttgCCTAGTTCAAAATCACCAGAGTCATTGATTAGGTCACATTTTAGACCGCTGTAAAAGAATAGGAGAGTGCATGGCACCATGCTCCTTTACACTCATAAACACAGTAAAACATTTATGTAAAACTTTACAACTAGCATGCTGACAAAGTAGAACTTACAGTAATGTAACATTCATTATTGTCATACACAGTTGATCAAATAGAAAGAAGTAGCTGACTCAGTGTGCAATTCGATATCTACTCATAAGAGCCAAAATTGATTTAAGTAATGTGACTACATAACACTTCAAGCTTTAAGTATAAATAGAAATTCTACAAACATGTAGTACTAACCAGTAACTAGATCAATAACAGGATCAAAATCAAACAGGCAGACATGAGAAGCTTATTCTTTCATAAAAGTGGCTGACTAGAGTAGGCAGACTACTCTAAGGTTTGATACAGAAACGAGCCCCTTGAAATGTCGCAACGAACCTTCTAAAAGACACCAATACAGCTTCATTTGTCTTCTTTAGGCTTGGGAATTTTCTTGTATTCATAATTATCTATGTCAACCATTTGTTGCACAGCCTGTAACAAAGAGCACCCTCATAATTAAAAACTTAGCACATACCACATTTCAAATACACCAGCAACAATAGGTTACCTTCAGCTCTTCCTCCAGCGATGTCTTTTTAGGGTTGTAAGCATTAAGAGGTCCTGTTCGTGATAGTGCTTTTCTTGTCTCAATAATTTCCCATTCTTGGTCATCCCTCACTTTAGCAATGTCCTTGCTGAACAAAAAGTTTTGCTCCATTAAACAAAATGCAATAGATGAACATAGAACACCTCTACTGTGGCAGAAAATACACctctatttttcaatttttcatacaCCTTAATTAACAAAAGATGTTGCACGTGAGTGTGGATAGCCAACCGAACCAATCTCCATTTATCGCATGAATGTGTACCAAAAAAGGTAGATCAATTCCAAAGAAAGAAAACCTATACAGGAGGACAAAAAGCAACTACCTCCCAAGATATGCAAAAACTATTAATTTCTCAAACCAAACGCATCCTGCAACCCCCTTACACTTTGCCAGAAAGAATCCTAATATACATGATGAGTGAACCTTCAAAACCAGCTATACATCTAAGAAATCTTCCGAACTGCATGGGCAAATACTAGTATATGTTTCTGGCCTGACGAATGCTTAGGTCTTGATGAAACAAGCAATTACAGGGTGATAATCGTTAAACAGATAGAATGGACCTTACTTGAAATGTTGGATGTGCCTTGAATCAAATATACGAGCAACGAGTTGGATTGCAAATAATTTCttgaaaagaaacaaaaaatgaTTCCTTGAGCTCTATAAAGTTTGCACTCATACATGAGCACCCTAAACTTCGTCTAGTCATCATGAACTAGTAAATTGCAGGATATAAAGGATCAGCTTGCACTGTAATATCATTTTCAAAATCTACCTAATTAGATCACATATCTTCACCCAGTAATATATCTCCAGGTTTTTCCAATTTCAGAGGTAGATAACACTTGTAAAATTCAAAAAACACAACAGCGTAGAGCCCGGCATATTTTAGGGGTGATTCATTCAATAATCATACATCTGTGCTAAAATTACAGGATAGAAAACTACGACTGAACTCACATTCAAACTGACCTCCCTTGAAGTAGATGACCGAGTCCTAGGGCTCCGATAACAGTGAGTGAGATCATCGGAAGACCATATCTCAGAAACGGTGATTGCCTGCCCCAGCGCTTGAACTTTGAGGCTGATGGCTGAACCCTAGCCGCCCTCGACGGCACTGATCGGTTATCTTccttcgccgccgccgccgccgccgccgtttGAGCAACCGTCATATCCACGGACAATAATTTTCCAACTAATTCAAAAGCTCATCGATCTCTCCATCAACAAGCAAGTTAAATTTCGAGATCACTCGCACAAACTAGGAATTTGATTGAATTAGCTGAAATTTGAGGGGAAAATGGGCTTTATATTAAATTGAGGGTGTACTATAATTTTGTAATTCCTTCCTACACTGGATTAAGTAAGCCCAAATTCAAATCTATTTAGGCACTGCGAAATTAGCAGGCCCATTAAATTTAatggaatttaaataatat
This portion of the Salvia splendens isolate huo1 chromosome 10, SspV2, whole genome shotgun sequence genome encodes:
- the LOC121750990 gene encoding uncharacterized protein LOC121750990, whose protein sequence is MTVAQTAAAAAAAKEDNRSVPSRAARVQPSASKFKRWGRQSPFLRYGLPMISLTVIGALGLGHLLQGSKDIAKVRDDQEWEIIETRKALSRTGPLNAYNPKKTSLEEELKAVQQMVDIDNYEYKKIPKPKEDK
- the LOC121750870 gene encoding E3 ubiquitin-protein ligase WAV3-like, encoding MGSKWRKVKLAFGLNLCVYTPRNHVADNDDEDDSPPPSERRSDAALLSPPGDWTSAPPTPSSNRLSLSKSLSRSSSKKTCSICLATMRRGDGQAIFTAECSHSFHFHCIASNVKHGNQICPVCRAKWKEIPLQGPTLEPPMGRARINPVDWHQNNDFMTVVRRLPPPRSNSARNVAPLFQAPDPAIFNDDESLDHEIDSPEKSFSSKSISDGEDDRRKVTVMTYTEVPAIAKSSTSDSFTVLLHLEAPLSNSWHNATRSDAKQPKIAQTPRAPVDLVTVLDVSGSMAGTKLALLKRAMGFVIQNLGPSDRLAVIAFSSTARRLFPLRRMSEAGRQQALQSVNSLAANGGTNIAEGLRKGAKIMEDRREKNPVANIILLSDGQDTYTVNSNAGSQNQPNYQLLLPLSIRPDEASGFKIPVHAFGFGADHDALSMHSISEISGGTFSFIETESVIQDAFAQCIGGLLSVMVKDLSIKIECVHPSIRLGSLKAGSYPNRISSNQRIGSIDVGDLYADEERDFLLSVNIPAETSSKETSLLKVKCVYNDPLTKESVTLEGKEVRIERTDLARQEDMSIEVDRQHNRIRAAEAMAQARTAAENGDLAGAVSILENMRKALSATVSAKCRDRLCASLDAELKEMQERMASRHVYEASGRAYILSGLSSHSWQRATARGDSMDGSSLVQAYQTPSMVEMLTRSQATLLGSPSAQRLLRPVWSFASQPKPR